aattacgataaattaagtttttgatatattgagataaataattaaatattagatatatatcatgtgaatattattatatttttaatattggaGGAATTTGAACTAAATACTAGATTTGAAATTCGGAAATATGAGAGTTGACATATTAATTGACATTAAGACTAAGAACttgataatatatttgaatgagCTTTTAGGTCTAAGCTAGACATATAGCATATGTGTGTTGTTAAGTTTGAAATCTTATGGtgattacatatttgaatagattgcatttaTTTAGAAGTTCAACGCAAGGGCAAGACTCCAGTTCCGGAGAgattgttcgactatttgaggcaagtggatttctaaactcttgctaagtgtatggaatgcgtgtatttccttgtggtatatgtttgggagtaatgagaCTTGGttatgggttgacttgtccgtattcattaattataatgatataaagaggtaataaaagacaatgtgattatttgttgtatgtgatgtgttgagaatggTACGAGTATTGGTGTTATAATGGGAAGGTCTATTAATATAGAATGCAGATTGTAATCCGAGAATGCATAAGTATATGGGCATTAACtgatatatattattgatttgatttattatgtgtgattgtgttctttactgaacccgtataattgtgataattcagGTGATTATATGTGATAGcgacatttgatttattgagatgttgcatcatctcctttatttgatatcatattatgcacatgcattgacatgagatcgGGTATGGAGATCGTCCTTGTTGAGATCGAGTTAAGATTATTTGagcacgtggagatcgttcgtgcgatagaaaagttatgattatgatttgggcacgtggagaccatCCGCGtgaaatttatttgattttatgatagtgcgttcAAATCGTCCGCACAGAAACGTGGAGATCGttcgtgtcggtatatggacctcgtgAGTCCCCCATGAGTCATGAACTCTTGaagtatttccgaggagtatcatgtatatatggtTGAGAGAATACTGGGTACTCTGAGACATATCATCTCATGGTATTATATTGCATTGCATTGCatcacatccttcattcttgatgattatgtgttttatttggtgattggaaagtacttgatgttggattacctctatttgataAAACTTGACTGGTAAGTGTAATATAGACTTgtataattaaagaattgatttttttcttatataaaatcCCCttactacttcttcgttgtcggccaatgagatatactgggtacacgtggtttcgtactcatactacacatgttgcactctttgtggtgcagattcgatttcgagtaggagcacatctcgtgGAGCGATTTGAGTCCAAGttggagtgtcttggagttgtAGTGAGCTTCTTGGATGTTCCGTGGCctacacctccctctatcttttactcATTATGTCATTTAttattcagacaggatatcccttatgttagatttgtcattttagtttcagacctgcatcgtattttagaagctcttgtaattaagacaccaattcttggggtggtattttatttagtttccgcatttcgtacttataaggaactcagtGTTGGAGATTTTTTTGCTAATTGTTTGTCTTTTTACTCATTAGTTGGTTAAGTTTGGTTAATTATGTTTGTTGGCTTACCTATTAGTTGGAAACATGGGTGCCATCACGACTTATGAATTAAAGTCGTGacaatttggtatcagagccctaggttcatcgatctcacgagtacaagagcaatgtctagtagagtcttgcggatcTGTATGAAGACGTCCATGCCTATCTTCGGGAGGCTATATAACATTTAGGTAATATTCTGTTCTTCCATTAATTATCGTGCACACTTGACCTTGTTGAAATTTTAATCTTAATATTTGATTCTCTCAAATAGAGAGGACTCGTACATCGGCAAGTGGTGGTCAGGATCCTATTCTTGCGCCTGCTTTTGGGAACACTATCTGAGGTAGAAGCAGGGGATGAGCTCGAGGTCGAGGTCGGGGTAGGGACCGTATTGCAGGCACTTATGGAAGGTCAAGTACGAATAGCTACCCAGGGACGTGATAGGACCGTATCTCCTAATGCAGATGTTAATCATGGGGATGTGCAAGATCGTGTCGAGGGGGATGGGCCAGGTCAGGCTCTACCCAGTAGATTGTCACCCCAGTGCTTCAAGAGGGGATGACTCAGGCAGGACCTTTGCCTATCACTTCTGATAGCTCACACACACGTGACTTAACTGAGGATGGAGTTAAGTCAGTTGCTTCTGTATCTCCTCATTTGGATAGTATGGAGTATCCAGATATTGCATCACATTTGGCGAACAGGCCTTCTATGACCATTGATGAGCAAAAGATGTTTGGCAGGTTCAGactaatgaatcctcctacttataCTGGTGACTTAACTGAGCATgcatatgaatttatagttagttGTCATAAGAGGTTGCATAATCTTGGATTAGTGGAGTCTCATGGAGTTGACTACACAACGTTTCAGATGACTAACTCTACCAAGCAGTGGTGGAGGGATTATATTAGTAGTAGGCCAGCTGGATCCCCTCCATTATCCTGGACTCAGTTTACTCAGGTATTTCTATCCAAATTTGTTCCACGCAGTTAGAGGGAGCGCAAGAGGACCGAGTTTGAGGGTTTGAAACAAGGTGGTATGTCAGTTGCAAAGTATAAGGTTAAATTTCATGCCTTGGCTAGGCATGCTTCGATGATACTTCCCACAGAGACTGAGAAAGTGAGAAGGTTTGTTAAGGGGCTGATTATTTTGATTCGTCTAGGAGTTTCTCAGGTTGCTGATTCTGGTGTTCCGTTCCAGAAAGTGGTAGATACTGCTAAGGAATTGGAGATGATTTGACGTGAGGTATTTGAGCAGCGTGAGGGCAAGAGGACCTGTTATTCAGGTGATTATGGTGGTGCTCCATCTAGGAGTTGACGTTATATAGGGAGAGGTTATCAATCTCAATCCAGCAGACCCATTCATGCTGCTATACCTGCGTCTGAGGCTGGTTACGTGGGCATAGTTCGTGGAGGGCATTCTGGTTCCTTTCATCAACATGCGTCTCGTAGGGGCTGTTTTGAGTGTGGTGATATGGGTCTATCCCTAGGACTAAACGAGGTGGCTTACATCAGATTTCTCAGGCTTTGACTTTCAGGGCTGCATAACCTCCAGCTGGGGGTGGTGCAGAGAGTGGTCGAGGTGGTTCTCATTCTGGTAGAGATGGTTCTCCTTCTGGTCGAGTTGGTGGTCGTGGAGGTTCACAATCTGAGGGAGGGCGTTCCTACTGTTATGCTTTTCCGGGTAGGCCAGAGGCTGAGGCTTCAGATGTTGTTATCACAAGTATTATTCTAGTTTGTCATCGACCAGCTACTGTATTATTTTTATCCAGGCTCTACTTATTGTTATATGTCCACATATTTTGCTTCTAGTCTGGATATATCATGTGAGTCCCTTGATTTGCCGATACATGTTTCTACTCCTGTTGGGGATTCTATAGTTGTAGATCGGGTGTATCGATTAAGTATTGTTACCTTGATGGGGTATGACACTTAAGCAAATTTAAAGGTCTTAgatatggtagattttgatgtgattctcAGTATGGATTGGTTATGTTCTTACCACGCAATTTTAAATTGCAATGCCAAGACAATTACTTTAGCTATGCCCGGGAATTCCTATAGTATAATGGAGAGGTTCTCTTAGTCACCCTCCTAAGGGTGTGATATCATTTCTTAAGGCTCGTCAGTTGGAACTAAGAAGATGTTTGGCTTACTTGGCACACATTCGAGATACTAGTATTGAGACTCCTATGCTTGAGTCTATTCCAGTGGTGAGTGAATTTTCAGAGGTATTCCCGACCGATTTTCCAGGTCTTCTACCAGattgtgatattgatttttgtattgatgtggATCCACACACTCAGCCTATTCCCATTCCTCCTTATTGTATGGCACCGGGtgaattaaaagagttgaaggagcaGTTGCAGGATTTGTTCAGCAATGGTTTCATTAGACTAAGTGTATATCTTGGGGTGTTccagtgttatttgtgaagacTATGTGTATGTGTATTAACTATCGGCATttgaacaaggtaaccatcAGAAATAAGTACCCGATACCtcgtattgatgatttatttgatcaattgCAGAGTGCTTCAGTTTCTCcaagattgatttgagatctGGCTATCATCAGCTGAAGGTTAGGGCGGTAGATATCCCTAAGACAACCTTTCGAACATGTTATGGCCATAATGAGTTTTTGGTAATGtattttggattgactaatgccctgcagcttttatggacttgatgaatgGAGTTTTCAGACCGTATTTGGATTTCTTTTTTATTGACTCCATAGATGATATAATGATATACTCACGCACTAAGGAGGAACATgagcatcatttgaggattgtgCTTGGGATTCTAAGGGCGAAGAAGTTTTATGGAAACTTTTCAAAGTGTAAGTTCTGTCTTAGTTCGTTAGCATTCTTGGAACATGtagtgtccaaggagggtattatGGTGGGTCCTAagaagattgaggcagttagagATTGTGTCAAACCTGCTTCAGTTACTGAGATTCAGAGTTTCTTAGGCCTTGCAGGTTATTATGATGGTTTGTAGAGGGTTTCTCATCTATTGCAtctccattaactagattgacaCAGAAGGATGTGAGTTTTCAGTGGTCTGACGAGTGTGAGGTTAGTTTCTAAAAGCTTAAGACATTATTGACTACTGCTCTAATTTTGACCCTACCCGTGGAGGGAGAGGGttttattgtatattgtgatattTCTCGGATTGGGCTTGGTTGTATATTGATGCAGAAGGgaaaggtgatagcttatgcttcgcaattgaaggttcatgagaagaactaccctattCATGATTTAGAGGTAGCGGTTGTTGTGTTTGCATTGaagatttggaggcattatctttatggtgtgcaTTGTGAGGTGTTCACGGATTATCGTAGTCTCCATTATATATTCAATCAGAGAGATCTCAATTTCAggcagcggagatggttggagttgcTCAAGGACTACGACATGACTACTCATTATCATCCAGGCAAGAcaaatgttgtagcagatgccTTGACTCGGAAGGCGGTaagtatgggtagtctagccATGTTACAGGTTCGCAAGCGTCCTTTAGCTAGGGATGTCCAATCCTTGGCGAATAGCTCTATGAGACTTGACATTTCAGAAACTAGTAAGGTGTTGGCTTATATGGAGGTTGGGTAATCCTTGTTGGAGCAGATTCGGGCTCAACAGTTTGACGATGGTGATTTATGTAAGATTGGAGACAAGGTGTAAAAAGGAGAAGCCAAGGTTGATAATGAGGGAGTTTGAGGATTAAAGGTCGTATATGTGTTCCTCGTACATGTGATTTAACTAGATTGATCATGGAagaggctcatagttcgagGTACTTTATTCATCCGGGggctactaagatgtatcgtgacttgaAGCAGTATTATTGGTGGTGCcgtatgaagagggacatagtagATTTTGTATCCAAGTGTctgaattgtcagcaagtgaaggATGAACACCAAAAGCCTGGATGTGTGACACAGAGGATGCCTATACCtgagtggaagtgggagcgTATTGCTATGGCTTTGTGGTAGGATTGTCACGTaccttgggtaagtttgatgctatatgggtcattgtggatcgactgactaagtctgcacactttgtaCCAGTTCAGACTACCTATAActcagagaagttagccaagaTCTATATTCGAGAGATAGTTCGTTTGCATGGGATTCCTATATCTATTATTTCAGACTGTGGCACCCAATTTACATCTCATTTATGGTGGTCTATGTAGAAGGAGTTGGGCGCTCGAGTGTATTTCAGTATAActtttcaccctcagactgatggtcagTCTGAAAAAACTATCCAGAATTTTGAGGACAAGTTGCGGgtgtgtgtgattgactttggtGGTCAGTGGATCAGTTCTAGCCATTAgcggagtttgcttaca
This portion of the Solanum pennellii chromosome 12, SPENNV200 genome encodes:
- the LOC107006404 gene encoding uncharacterized protein LOC107006404, which produces MTTHYHPGKTNVVADALTRKAVSMGSLAMLQVRKRPLARDVQSLANSSMRLDISETSKVLAYMEVGLIMEEAHSSRYFIHPGATKMYRDLKQYYWWCRMKRDIVDFVSKCLNCQQVKDEHQKPGCVTQRMPIPEWKWERIAMALWCPSSISYFDAEEVSSGWCSCDSVGLSVT